From Methanoculleus oceani, a single genomic window includes:
- the argC gene encoding N-acetyl-gamma-glutamyl-phosphate reductase, translating to MEIAIIGASGYTGGELMRLLLHHSSAEVVAATSRKLDGTPVASVHPHLRGLTDLVFRNTEAGDIDADFAFLAVPHTAAMKVAGTLVERGIRTVDLSADYRLAKDVYEKTYGVPHEAYFEAPYGLPELHRDEVRGATFVANPGCFPTGATLAAAPLAKLAHTIIYDSKTGVSGAGNTPSATTHYGNVGDNFTAYKWTSHRHLAEMKQEAARLGSDARCYFTPHLLPVNRGILTTAHILLREPMEQDEVEALYRKFYENEFFVRYQRPTLAAVRGTNFCDVAVESEGDRVVAVSAIDNLVKGASGQAIQNMNLMCGFAEDDGLRNAGMLP from the coding sequence ATGGAAATTGCGATTATCGGTGCATCCGGATACACCGGCGGCGAGTTAATGCGGCTCCTGCTGCACCACTCGTCCGCGGAAGTCGTCGCCGCGACGTCCCGGAAGCTGGACGGCACCCCCGTCGCCTCGGTGCACCCCCACCTCCGGGGACTGACCGATCTCGTCTTCCGGAACACCGAAGCCGGCGATATCGATGCCGATTTCGCCTTCCTCGCCGTACCGCACACGGCGGCGATGAAGGTGGCCGGGACGCTGGTGGAACGGGGGATCAGGACCGTCGACCTCTCGGCCGACTACCGGCTCGCGAAGGATGTATACGAGAAGACCTACGGCGTGCCCCACGAGGCCTACTTCGAGGCCCCCTACGGCCTGCCCGAGCTCCACCGCGACGAGGTCAGGGGAGCCACCTTCGTCGCGAACCCCGGGTGTTTCCCGACCGGGGCGACGCTTGCCGCAGCACCGCTCGCGAAACTCGCCCACACCATCATCTACGACTCGAAGACCGGGGTCTCAGGGGCCGGAAACACCCCGTCCGCGACCACCCACTACGGAAACGTCGGCGACAACTTCACCGCCTACAAGTGGACGAGCCACCGCCACCTCGCGGAGATGAAGCAGGAGGCCGCCAGGCTCGGCTCGGACGCCCGGTGCTACTTCACGCCGCACCTCCTCCCGGTGAACCGGGGGATCCTCACGACGGCCCACATCCTCCTCCGCGAGCCGATGGAGCAGGACGAGGTCGAGGCGCTCTACCGGAAGTTCTACGAGAACGAGTTCTTCGTCCGCTACCAGAGACCGACCCTCGCGGCCGTGCGGGGCACGAACTTCTGCGACGTTGCGGTCGAGAGCGAGGGCGACCGTGTTGTCGCGGTCTCCGCGATCGACAACCTGGTCAAGGGCGCAAGCGGCCAGGCGATCCAGAACATGAACCTGATGTGCGGGTTTGCGGAAGACGACGGTCTCCGCAACGCCGGGATGCTCCCCTGA
- the argB gene encoding acetylglutamate kinase yields MKREDVLMEALPYIQKFHGKTIVIKLGGHAMVDQNILETVIRDAVLLRYVGMKVVLVHGGGPEITTKMQAMGKEPKFVGGLRITDLETLEIAQMVLVGKINDGIVSLIANCGTRAVGISGNDGNLLIARKMDPQRVKVGEVVQEVDLGQVGEIEEVDPEVLHCLLAQNYIPVVAPIAIDRQGRSLNINADTAAAEIAIALGAFKLINLTDVDGVMNPDRTMVYHRLTLPEAEAMIGEGIIAGGMIPKLEGCMKAVRNGVVSAHVVNGNREHNLLLELFTDEGVGTMLSR; encoded by the coding sequence ATGAAACGAGAAGATGTGCTGATGGAGGCACTCCCCTACATCCAGAAGTTCCACGGCAAAACGATCGTGATCAAACTCGGCGGCCACGCGATGGTCGACCAGAACATCCTCGAGACGGTGATCCGGGATGCCGTCCTCCTCCGCTACGTGGGGATGAAGGTCGTCCTGGTCCACGGCGGCGGCCCCGAGATCACCACGAAGATGCAGGCGATGGGCAAAGAGCCGAAGTTCGTCGGGGGGCTGCGGATCACGGACCTCGAGACCCTCGAGATTGCCCAGATGGTCCTCGTGGGCAAGATCAACGATGGAATAGTCTCCCTCATCGCAAACTGCGGCACCCGTGCGGTCGGGATCTCCGGCAACGACGGCAACCTCCTCATCGCCCGGAAGATGGACCCCCAGCGGGTGAAGGTGGGGGAGGTCGTGCAGGAGGTGGATCTCGGCCAGGTCGGCGAGATCGAGGAGGTCGATCCCGAGGTGCTCCACTGCCTCCTCGCCCAGAACTACATCCCGGTGGTGGCCCCGATCGCCATCGACCGGCAGGGCCGGAGCCTGAACATCAACGCCGATACCGCGGCGGCCGAGATCGCGATTGCTCTGGGGGCATTCAAACTGATCAACCTCACAGACGTGGACGGGGTGATGAACCCCGACCGGACGATGGTCTACCACCGGCTGACGCTCCCCGAGGCGGAGGCGATGATCGGTGAAGGGATCATCGCCGGCGGGATGATCCCGAAGCTCGAAGGGTGTATGAAAGCGGTCAGGAACGGTGTTGTAAGCGCCCACGTCGTGAATGGCAACCGGGAGCACAACCTGCTCCTCGAGCTCTTCACCGACGAGGGCGTCGGCACGATGCTCTCCCGATAA
- the argJ gene encoding bifunctional ornithine acetyltransferase/N-acetylglutamate synthase, which translates to MKSICAVRGVAASGIKERKYGLALIRASGTAAGVFTSNKVRAAPVEVMVDRMRRGTLDAIVVNSGCANAYTGERGYRDAVEMCAVAAGSLDLDPESVGVASTGVIGRYLDLPLIRDQCGRVAPLLARSGDAEDAAARAIMTTDTFPKHALVETESFAVGGITKGSGMIAPNMGTMLAFIYTDAEVEAPVLQDILRQAARRSFNRVVVDGDTSTNDVALCTATGAAGRVDRDELARAVEAVCRDLAVQIARDGEGATKLLAVTVRGAADEDAAAAVARTIVASPLVKTAIYGEDPNWGRVVAAAGRAGVEFDPYAVSLSVGEGAGRTPLVLRGEIVADLSKAKAAMHGDTVAFDLDLAAGEGKATAWGCDLTEKYVEINGKYTT; encoded by the coding sequence GTGAAGAGCATCTGTGCGGTCAGGGGCGTAGCGGCCTCGGGGATCAAGGAGAGGAAGTACGGGCTTGCCCTGATCCGGGCGAGCGGGACCGCGGCCGGCGTCTTCACGTCGAATAAGGTGCGGGCGGCCCCGGTCGAGGTGATGGTGGACCGGATGCGCCGGGGCACCCTCGACGCCATCGTCGTGAACAGCGGGTGCGCGAACGCCTACACCGGCGAGCGGGGATACCGTGATGCCGTCGAGATGTGCGCCGTGGCGGCCGGATCCCTCGACCTCGACCCTGAGTCGGTCGGCGTCGCGAGCACCGGGGTGATCGGGCGCTACCTCGACCTTCCCCTGATCCGGGACCAGTGCGGCCGGGTCGCGCCGCTCCTCGCCCGGAGCGGCGACGCCGAGGACGCGGCGGCGAGGGCGATCATGACCACCGACACCTTCCCAAAACACGCCCTCGTCGAGACGGAGTCGTTTGCCGTCGGCGGGATCACCAAGGGGAGCGGGATGATCGCCCCCAACATGGGGACGATGCTCGCGTTCATCTACACCGACGCGGAGGTCGAGGCCCCGGTTCTCCAGGATATCCTCCGCCAGGCGGCCCGGCGGTCCTTCAACCGGGTCGTGGTCGACGGCGACACGAGCACGAACGACGTGGCCCTCTGCACCGCGACCGGCGCCGCCGGCCGGGTCGACCGTGACGAGCTTGCGAGAGCGGTCGAGGCCGTCTGCCGCGACCTCGCCGTCCAGATCGCCCGCGACGGCGAGGGGGCGACGAAACTCCTCGCGGTCACGGTCCGCGGCGCCGCCGACGAGGACGCTGCCGCCGCCGTGGCGCGGACGATCGTCGCCTCTCCGCTCGTCAAGACCGCCATCTACGGCGAGGACCCGAACTGGGGCCGGGTGGTCGCGGCCGCCGGTAGGGCCGGCGTTGAGTTCGACCCCTACGCGGTCTCTCTCTCTGTCGGCGAGGGCGCCGGACGGACGCCGCTCGTCCTCCGCGGCGAGATCGTCGCGGATCTTTCGAAGGCGAAGGCCGCGATGCACGGTGATACCGTCGCGTTCGACCTCGACCTTGCCGCAGGCGAGGGGAAGGCGACGGCGTGGGGGTGCGACCTCACGGAGAAGTACGTAGAGATCAACGGGAAGTATACGACATGA
- a CDS encoding prenyltransferase: MTSMTPRLLSLAWRVSRFRFWIYTGGTYVVGYALGMDSWTAFFNPAYILFLLYFFLPANLLIYGVNDWWDQETDRFNPKKDVKEYRISEADGRDLLLLLGLAGAVSLALLAALDTVGKALLLSFLFLSYFYSAPPLRFKEVPVLDFSSNMLYVVPGILGYYIASGTLPPLALVIAGYLHVAAMHLFSAIPDISFDAAAGMTTTAVLLQERRSLLLCLVFWSGLAVLVIRLADFNPVSLLVLVYPAVPLALLLRESLSIDRVYWYLPYVNTGLGGLVFLLATLRTVAW; the protein is encoded by the coding sequence ATGACGTCCATGACGCCGCGGCTCCTCTCGCTCGCCTGGCGGGTCTCGCGGTTCCGGTTCTGGATCTACACCGGCGGGACCTACGTGGTGGGCTACGCCCTCGGGATGGACTCCTGGACGGCGTTCTTCAATCCCGCGTACATCCTCTTCCTGCTCTACTTCTTCCTTCCGGCAAACCTCCTCATCTACGGGGTGAACGACTGGTGGGACCAGGAGACCGACCGGTTCAACCCTAAAAAAGACGTGAAGGAGTACCGCATCAGCGAGGCGGACGGCCGGGACCTGCTCCTCCTCCTCGGCCTTGCGGGCGCCGTCAGCCTCGCGCTCCTCGCTGCGCTCGATACTGTCGGAAAGGCGCTTCTCCTCTCGTTCCTCTTCCTCTCCTACTTTTACAGCGCCCCGCCGCTCCGGTTCAAGGAGGTCCCGGTCCTCGACTTCTCCTCGAACATGCTCTACGTCGTCCCGGGGATCCTGGGCTACTACATCGCGAGCGGCACCCTCCCGCCGCTGGCCCTGGTCATCGCCGGCTACCTTCATGTCGCCGCGATGCACCTCTTCTCCGCTATCCCCGACATCAGCTTCGATGCGGCCGCGGGGATGACGACGACGGCCGTCCTTCTCCAGGAACGGCGTTCGCTCCTCCTCTGCCTCGTGTTCTGGTCGGGGCTTGCCGTCCTCGTCATCCGGCTTGCCGACTTCAACCCGGTGAGCCTGCTCGTCCTGGTCTACCCGGCCGTCCCCCTCGCCCTCCTCCTGCGGGAGAGCCTCTCCATCGACCGGGTCTACTGGTACCTCCCGTACGTCAACACCGGCCTCGGTGGGCTGGTCTTTCTTCTCGCAACCCTCCGGACGGTGGCGTGGTAG
- a CDS encoding ADP-ribosylglycohydrolase family protein, with protein MLDQFKGCLLGAAIGDALGMARESTPPDFQRLHEGYRRAWRGHPNAGLKPGQFTDDTQMMLLVAGMLADGTYSEQGYAAALARMYMNEELRFPDGAVDAACRHLLLSGERPGGVSSNTAGCTGISVPFGLLYGDPIDVTERVVQACSVTHTHPAAHAGAVTVAMLVHYAVRGRPDALSLAGKHAALEDVALGNKIRDAVRLANEGISLESALSVIGNDVTVYQTVPLAFFLINRIKDVMALLTTAAHVGGNTDTIALICGAYAGATYGKTALPQVLLEGLEGRDEIESTAARLYERYTTKP; from the coding sequence ATGCTCGATCAGTTCAAGGGCTGTCTCCTCGGGGCCGCCATCGGGGATGCGCTCGGCATGGCGCGGGAGAGCACGCCGCCGGACTTCCAGCGCCTCCACGAGGGATACCGCCGGGCGTGGCGGGGGCACCCGAACGCCGGGCTGAAACCCGGGCAGTTCACCGACGACACCCAGATGATGCTCCTCGTGGCCGGCATGCTCGCCGACGGCACCTACTCGGAGCAGGGGTATGCGGCCGCCCTTGCCCGGATGTACATGAACGAGGAGCTTCGGTTCCCCGACGGTGCCGTGGACGCCGCGTGCCGGCACCTCCTCCTCTCCGGCGAGAGGCCGGGTGGTGTCTCCTCCAACACCGCCGGCTGCACCGGCATCTCCGTCCCGTTCGGCCTCCTCTACGGCGACCCCATCGACGTGACCGAGCGGGTGGTCCAGGCCTGCAGCGTCACTCACACCCACCCGGCGGCGCACGCGGGAGCGGTCACCGTCGCGATGCTCGTCCACTACGCCGTCCGCGGCCGCCCCGACGCTCTCTCCCTTGCCGGGAAGCACGCCGCCCTCGAAGACGTTGCCCTCGGCAACAAGATCCGCGACGCCGTCCGCCTGGCAAACGAGGGGATCAGTCTCGAGAGCGCGTTATCGGTGATAGGCAACGACGTGACCGTCTACCAGACCGTTCCGCTCGCATTCTTCCTGATCAACCGCATCAAGGACGTCATGGCTCTCCTCACCACCGCCGCACACGTCGGGGGGAACACCGACACCATCGCGCTCATCTGCGGGGCCTACGCGGGCGCGACCTACGGGAAAACCGCGTTGCCGCAGGTTCTCCTCGAAGGGCTCGAAGGAAGAGATGAGATCGAGTCGACGGCCGCCCGGCTCTACGAACGATACACCACAAAGCCTTAA
- a CDS encoding CBS domain-containing protein, with protein sequence MLVKDVMTPDPVTVRVDSPVREAAGLLRKYHIGGLPVMDGERVAGIVTETDILSLLDTGDLSEDLWLPSPLEVIEVPVREFINWEKTKRALTDIGDMEVRRVMSSPVIAIDEDSDIADAAAQMLHEGIARLPVLRDGKLVGIVTRADIVQGLGASSREEES encoded by the coding sequence ATGCTTGTTAAGGATGTTATGACACCGGACCCCGTGACCGTCCGGGTCGACTCACCGGTGCGCGAGGCGGCGGGATTGCTCCGGAAATACCATATCGGCGGCCTCCCCGTGATGGACGGGGAGCGGGTGGCGGGAATCGTCACCGAGACCGATATCCTCTCGCTCCTCGATACCGGCGACCTCTCCGAAGACCTCTGGCTCCCGTCGCCGCTCGAGGTGATCGAGGTCCCGGTCAGGGAGTTCATCAACTGGGAGAAGACGAAGCGTGCACTCACCGATATCGGCGACATGGAGGTCAGGCGGGTGATGAGCAGCCCGGTTATCGCCATCGACGAGGATTCGGATATCGCCGATGCCGCCGCCCAGATGCTCCACGAAGGTATCGCACGCCTCCCGGTGCTCCGCGACGGAAAACTGGTCGGGATCGTCACCCGGGCAGACATCGTCCAGGGCCTCGGGGCGTCTTCCCGGGAGGAAGAGTCGTGA
- a CDS encoding site-2 protease family protein — protein sequence MLERIPPRERRDLLIAWLAISVAFTLLYIRGGIDPIGFVFFFAMSLVTVGVAFVLHELAHKFAAMRYGYWAEFKKDNQMLLVAVVMAALVGVVFAAPGATYVYGNATRTENGRISAAGPITNLLLCIPFAALMLFGGGGLLAVVGLVGLRINAMIAAFNMLPISVLDGRKVLAWNPAIFAVLMAASAGLLIWSLL from the coding sequence ATGCTGGAACGAATACCGCCACGCGAGCGCCGGGACCTCCTGATCGCGTGGCTTGCCATCTCGGTCGCCTTCACCCTGCTCTACATCCGGGGCGGGATAGATCCCATCGGGTTCGTCTTCTTCTTCGCCATGTCCCTCGTCACGGTGGGGGTCGCCTTCGTCCTCCACGAACTGGCGCATAAGTTCGCCGCCATGCGCTACGGCTACTGGGCCGAGTTCAAGAAGGACAACCAGATGCTCCTCGTCGCCGTTGTGATGGCAGCGCTCGTCGGAGTCGTCTTTGCGGCACCGGGGGCGACCTACGTCTACGGGAACGCAACACGGACCGAGAACGGGCGGATATCGGCGGCAGGTCCGATCACGAACCTCCTCCTCTGCATACCGTTCGCGGCCCTCATGCTCTTTGGCGGCGGCGGACTCCTCGCTGTCGTGGGCCTTGTCGGGCTCCGGATCAACGCGATGATCGCCGCCTTCAACATGCTCCCGATCAGTGTTCTCGACGGGCGCAAGGTTCTCGCCTGGAACCCTGCCATCTTTGCCGTGCTCATGGCCGCCTCCGCCGGGCTCCTTATCTGGTCGCTCCTCTGA
- a CDS encoding chorismate mutase, with protein MSLDAVRNEVREIDERIIDLVAKRQRLAAQIARLKQENSLPIRDEEQRKMVLDRVFTYAVESRIDPVAVRRVFEILIEMNEERQRECSGDGNLP; from the coding sequence ATGTCCCTTGATGCCGTCAGGAACGAAGTCCGGGAGATAGATGAACGGATCATCGACCTTGTTGCAAAGCGGCAGAGACTGGCGGCGCAGATCGCCCGCCTCAAGCAGGAGAACAGTCTTCCCATCCGCGACGAGGAGCAGCGGAAGATGGTCCTCGACCGGGTCTTCACCTACGCCGTCGAGAGCCGGATCGACCCGGTCGCCGTCCGGAGGGTCTTTGAGATCCTGATCGAGATGAACGAAGAGCGGCAGCGGGAATGCAGCGGCGACGGCAACCTGCCATAG
- a CDS encoding ArsR/SmtB family transcription factor → MEDVTLDRDDIAALSSDARVAILKALDIRPMTMSELADRLGLARSTVHEHLSVLADADLVHYENARKWRDYTLTKRGRRILHPGRDHRIIIILGASFAAMTAGLLCVTSYLRGFVVQGGSVVREPLLLYAGEALLGVTVVLWCLAVRCRRRTSPCRE, encoded by the coding sequence ATGGAAGACGTCACGCTCGACCGGGACGATATCGCCGCTCTCTCCTCCGACGCCCGGGTCGCTATCCTCAAAGCGCTCGATATCCGGCCCATGACAATGAGCGAGCTCGCCGATCGGCTTGGCCTTGCCAGGTCGACCGTTCATGAGCACCTCAGTGTTCTCGCCGACGCGGATCTCGTGCATTACGAGAATGCCCGGAAATGGCGGGACTACACCCTGACGAAGAGGGGGCGGCGGATCCTTCATCCCGGGAGGGACCACCGGATCATCATCATCCTCGGCGCGTCCTTCGCTGCCATGACGGCCGGACTGCTCTGCGTGACCTCATATCTCCGCGGTTTCGTAGTCCAGGGGGGAAGCGTCGTCCGGGAACCTCTCCTCCTCTACGCGGGCGAGGCGCTCCTCGGCGTGACGGTCGTGCTCTGGTGCCTTGCGGTGCGGTGCCGGCGAAGAACCTCCCCGTGCCGGGAGTAA
- a CDS encoding AEC family transporter, translating into MNGAITDFLIVADQIFILVLLIAAGYVAVSTKIVDPRATRGLSGLLINITIPALIVASMQVPFTPERLAGAETLIFATGALYVFSFALAWGVSKAMRVPPAEEGVLQFAIVFGNVGFMGFPVALTLFGEDSLFYVAIFNLFFNILVFSVGIAMLTEGRGKGFDPKLLLNPGIAASVVGLALFLGSVEIPNPFIDSIELLGGVTTPLAMIIVGAMLATFPAREMVGNWRIWAASAILLLAIPAAYCYLLAPVFADPYINGIMITMAAMPAAANTVIFAEQYGADSRLASQIVFVSTIGSLVTIPLIATVML; encoded by the coding sequence ATGAACGGCGCGATCACGGATTTCCTGATAGTTGCGGACCAGATATTCATCCTGGTCCTCCTGATCGCCGCCGGCTACGTCGCCGTCTCGACAAAGATCGTCGACCCCCGGGCCACCCGGGGGCTCTCCGGGCTCCTCATCAACATCACCATCCCGGCGCTGATCGTCGCCTCGATGCAGGTGCCCTTCACCCCCGAGCGCCTCGCCGGGGCCGAGACCCTGATATTCGCGACCGGGGCGCTCTACGTCTTCTCGTTCGCCCTCGCCTGGGGGGTCTCGAAAGCCATGCGGGTCCCGCCCGCGGAGGAGGGGGTGCTCCAGTTCGCGATCGTCTTCGGGAACGTCGGGTTCATGGGGTTCCCGGTCGCCCTGACGCTCTTCGGGGAGGACTCGCTCTTTTACGTCGCGATCTTCAACCTCTTCTTCAACATCCTGGTTTTCTCGGTCGGGATCGCGATGCTGACCGAGGGGAGGGGGAAGGGGTTCGATCCAAAACTCCTCTTAAACCCCGGGATCGCGGCCTCCGTCGTCGGGCTCGCCCTCTTCCTCGGCTCGGTGGAGATCCCGAACCCCTTCATCGACTCGATCGAACTCCTCGGGGGGGTGACGACGCCGCTCGCGATGATCATCGTCGGGGCGATGCTCGCGACGTTCCCGGCCCGGGAGATGGTCGGGAACTGGCGGATATGGGCGGCGAGTGCCATCCTCCTCCTCGCCATCCCGGCGGCCTACTGCTACCTCCTCGCCCCGGTCTTTGCCGACCCCTACATCAACGGGATCATGATCACGATGGCCGCGATGCCCGCCGCCGCAAACACCGTCATCTTCGCGGAGCAGTACGGCGCCGACTCCCGGCTCGCGTCGCAGATCGTCTTCGTCTCGACGATCGGGTCGCTCGTTACGATTCCGCTGATCGCGACGGTGATGCTGTAG
- a CDS encoding phytoene/squalene synthase family protein: MIDRTIYDIFRRGSRTYFYSTLFFPPAVREDVFSLYSFVRTADDYVDAVPQEVEEFYAFIDRYAAAAAGETTGDVVIDLFVELAGRKGLDPAWTAAFLNSMEKDITVGSYRAIRDLEGYLYGSSEVIGLMMARILDLPPESHAAAQNLGRAMQYVNFIRDIAEDLALGRTYFPQDEMDRFGLDDLSATTASRDPRAFAAFVRFQLRRYRVWQEEAEAGFGHIPRRYRIPIRTASDMYRWTARAIERDPAVVHRRKVKPSVIRIVSGAASNTLKA; this comes from the coding sequence GTGATCGACAGGACCATCTACGACATCTTCAGGCGGGGGAGCAGGACCTACTTCTACTCGACCCTCTTCTTCCCGCCGGCGGTGCGGGAGGATGTCTTTTCCCTCTACAGTTTCGTCCGCACGGCCGACGATTACGTGGACGCTGTGCCGCAGGAGGTCGAGGAGTTCTACGCCTTCATCGACCGCTACGCCGCGGCCGCGGCCGGGGAGACGACGGGGGACGTGGTGATCGATTTATTCGTCGAACTTGCGGGGCGCAAAGGCCTCGACCCGGCATGGACGGCGGCGTTTCTCAACTCCATGGAGAAGGACATCACGGTCGGCTCCTACCGGGCGATCCGGGATCTCGAGGGCTACCTCTACGGATCGTCCGAGGTGATCGGGCTGATGATGGCCCGGATCCTCGATCTCCCGCCGGAATCGCACGCTGCGGCGCAGAACCTCGGCCGGGCGATGCAGTACGTCAACTTCATCCGCGACATCGCAGAGGACCTCGCTCTCGGCCGGACCTATTTCCCCCAAGACGAGATGGACCGGTTCGGGCTCGACGACCTCTCGGCGACGACCGCTTCCCGTGACCCCCGGGCGTTTGCGGCGTTTGTCCGGTTCCAGCTCCGGCGCTACCGGGTGTGGCAGGAAGAGGCGGAAGCAGGGTTCGGGCACATTCCCCGGCGTTACCGGATCCCGATCCGGACGGCGTCGGACATGTACCGCTGGACGGCCCGGGCGATAGAGCGGGACCCGGCCGTCGTCCACCGGCGGAAGGTGAAGCCGTCGGTGATCCGGATCGTCTCAGGCGCCGCCTCGAACACCCTGAAGGCATGA